A genomic window from Sulfurospirillum diekertiae includes:
- a CDS encoding HDOD domain-containing protein, with product MLEEIAERIKALPPLPKSFHQMTLICQDPNASSADLARVIEEDPMMVANLLKVANSPLYNFRREIKSVLQAVSLFGMSTTRSLVTDMSIKKLLQVDMAPYGVTPEEFAAISGLQSALMVQWYSKIDATKADFLFLAALLQETGKILIADEIVKNDEMYQFRSEIENSNNIADVEKMFVRMTSSEVAGLIFKHWKFEDKMVHAIEYVDALGVAPLDIRPYAVALKVVKTAIPINAPLSERSINLALNILEKEKLDKQAFLEVVTKLKEYY from the coding sequence ATGCTAGAAGAAATTGCTGAGCGCATCAAAGCACTTCCTCCCCTCCCTAAAAGTTTTCATCAGATGACGCTCATTTGCCAAGACCCAAATGCGAGTTCAGCAGACCTTGCACGGGTCATTGAAGAAGATCCTATGATGGTTGCTAACTTATTGAAAGTCGCTAATTCTCCTTTATATAACTTTAGGCGAGAGATTAAAAGTGTACTACAAGCCGTGAGCCTTTTTGGAATGTCTACTACACGTTCTTTAGTGACGGATATGTCGATTAAAAAATTGTTACAAGTCGATATGGCACCATATGGTGTTACGCCTGAAGAGTTTGCTGCTATCTCAGGATTGCAAAGCGCCTTGATGGTTCAGTGGTACAGCAAGATTGATGCAACGAAAGCAGATTTTCTTTTTCTGGCGGCACTTTTGCAAGAGACCGGTAAAATTCTGATTGCCGATGAAATTGTCAAAAATGATGAAATGTATCAATTCCGTTCTGAAATTGAAAATAGTAACAATATCGCTGATGTTGAAAAAATGTTTGTCAGAATGACGAGCAGTGAAGTGGCGGGGCTTATTTTTAAACATTGGAAATTTGAAGATAAAATGGTACACGCGATTGAATACGTTGATGCTCTTGGGGTTGCTCCTTTAGACATTCGCCCTTATGCGGTTGCGCTAAAAGTGGTTAAAACGGCTATCCCTATTAATGCACCACTCAGTGAGCGAAGTATCAACCTTGCTTTGAATATTCTTGAAAAAGAAAAACTTGATAAACAAGCATTTCTTGAGGTTGTGACAAAACTCAAAGAATACTACTAA
- the polA gene encoding DNA polymerase I, with product MKILTIIDTFGFFFRNYYALPQLRNTQGFPTGLLTGFANFIYAIKNEHDTDYLLFALDSKGKNFRHTLDPNYKANRPEVPEDLRRQLPVAISWIEKMGFKCYAQEGYEADDVIASAVRFAKSHDIKVRIVTHDKDLYQLIDDGMVVIYDPMKKMEIDTEKCFEKFGVYPNKINEYLALVGDVADNIPGVKGIGPKGAKKLLDDYGTIENVYENLERIGNPRVQAMLEEGREKAFLSKQLVRLDDSLNIADKFDAFHFPCDNPLINITDELEKYELRHMLSRVRNESLHVKSKEAPSNSFNAILLDDTKMLFNIIEGIEEDAIVAFDTETNALDAYNAKIVGFSFATNTHEAYYVPIGHHYLGVGDQIALADAKKALEALFTHKIVGQNLKFDLAVIENNFGIKDVAIYADTMLLAWLLNPETNVGLDTLSLRFFNHAMVKFKDVVPKGENFSAVPLEKACEYASEDAWMTLRLFEKLHEVLDPELFDLAKEVEFPFIKTLMKMEKEGIKIDGRYFEVLLKRTDHAIEELKAEIFSLCDATFNLNSTQQLGAVLFEQLGLPTVKKTKTGYSTDENVLNELLDQHPSIAKILEYRELYKLRSTYIEPLLKLSKESPLGRVHTSFIQTGTATGRLSSKDPNLQNIPVKTELGREVRGGFVAKEGCKLIGIDYSQIELRLLAHFSGDEAMIHAFQSGKDIHKETALKLFGEAEAVAKRGVAKSINFGLLYGMGPKRLSETIGISTKEAKSYIESYFATFPTIKNYLSDIAEGAKKEGYVQTLLGRKRFFDFEHANGMQYAGYLREAVNTVFQGSAADLIKLSMNKIMATLVDDEAKLLLQIHDELIFEVKEERAEAFALQAQKVMEEVYPLRVPLKVSIAIGNNWGELK from the coding sequence GTGAAAATTCTTACAATTATTGATACATTTGGTTTCTTTTTTAGGAACTACTATGCGCTTCCACAACTGCGCAATACTCAAGGTTTTCCTACAGGACTTCTCACAGGATTTGCCAATTTTATTTATGCGATTAAGAATGAGCACGATACCGATTATCTACTGTTTGCGCTCGATAGTAAAGGCAAAAATTTTCGTCATACACTAGACCCTAACTACAAAGCAAACCGTCCCGAAGTCCCCGAAGATTTAAGGCGTCAACTTCCTGTAGCTATCTCTTGGATTGAGAAAATGGGCTTTAAATGCTATGCGCAAGAGGGGTATGAGGCGGATGATGTCATCGCATCTGCAGTACGTTTTGCGAAAAGCCATGATATTAAAGTGCGTATTGTCACCCACGATAAAGATTTGTATCAACTCATTGATGATGGCATGGTAGTGATTTATGATCCGATGAAAAAGATGGAGATTGATACGGAAAAATGTTTTGAAAAATTTGGTGTTTATCCTAATAAAATTAATGAATATTTAGCGCTCGTGGGTGATGTTGCCGATAATATTCCCGGTGTAAAAGGCATTGGCCCAAAGGGAGCTAAAAAACTTTTGGATGATTATGGAACAATCGAAAATGTGTATGAAAACCTTGAACGTATAGGGAACCCTCGTGTTCAAGCGATGCTCGAAGAAGGACGTGAAAAAGCCTTTTTAAGCAAACAACTGGTTCGTCTGGATGATTCGCTTAACATCGCTGATAAGTTCGATGCATTTCATTTTCCTTGCGATAATCCCCTCATCAATATAACCGATGAACTTGAAAAGTATGAGCTACGTCATATGCTCTCTCGTGTAAGAAATGAGTCTTTACATGTAAAGTCAAAAGAGGCGCCAAGTAACAGTTTTAATGCAATTTTATTGGATGATACCAAGATGTTGTTTAACATCATAGAAGGCATTGAAGAAGACGCTATAGTCGCGTTTGATACAGAGACAAATGCATTGGATGCATACAATGCAAAGATCGTTGGATTCTCTTTTGCAACTAATACGCATGAGGCATATTATGTGCCTATCGGACATCACTATTTGGGAGTAGGCGATCAAATTGCATTAGCCGATGCGAAGAAAGCACTGGAAGCACTTTTTACTCACAAAATTGTTGGACAAAATCTCAAATTTGATTTGGCTGTCATTGAAAATAATTTTGGCATTAAAGATGTTGCTATTTATGCGGACACGATGCTTCTTGCATGGCTTCTTAATCCTGAAACCAATGTCGGTCTTGATACGCTCTCCCTTAGATTTTTTAATCATGCGATGGTTAAGTTCAAAGATGTTGTCCCTAAAGGAGAAAATTTTAGTGCTGTGCCGTTAGAAAAGGCGTGTGAATATGCCAGCGAAGATGCGTGGATGACCCTTAGGCTTTTTGAGAAACTTCATGAAGTGCTTGACCCAGAATTGTTTGATCTTGCCAAAGAGGTTGAGTTCCCCTTTATTAAGACACTGATGAAAATGGAAAAAGAGGGCATAAAAATTGATGGTCGTTATTTTGAAGTCCTCTTAAAACGAACAGACCATGCGATCGAAGAACTAAAAGCGGAAATTTTTAGTTTATGCGATGCGACGTTTAATCTTAATTCAACTCAACAACTCGGAGCCGTTCTGTTTGAACAGTTAGGACTTCCAACGGTTAAAAAGACCAAAACAGGTTATAGCACCGATGAAAATGTTTTGAATGAGCTTTTAGACCAACACCCTAGCATTGCCAAAATTTTGGAGTATCGTGAACTTTATAAACTGCGTTCCACGTACATCGAACCACTGCTTAAACTTTCCAAAGAGTCTCCATTGGGACGTGTGCATACTTCGTTTATACAAACAGGCACCGCAACAGGAAGACTCAGCTCTAAAGACCCTAACTTGCAAAATATTCCGGTTAAAACGGAACTTGGGCGCGAAGTACGCGGTGGTTTTGTGGCAAAAGAGGGCTGTAAACTCATCGGCATTGATTACTCCCAAATTGAGTTAAGACTTTTGGCACATTTTAGCGGTGATGAAGCGATGATTCATGCCTTTCAATCGGGTAAAGATATTCATAAAGAGACAGCTTTAAAACTTTTTGGCGAAGCAGAGGCTGTAGCAAAACGGGGTGTGGCTAAAAGTATTAACTTTGGATTGTTGTATGGAATGGGGCCTAAACGCCTTTCGGAAACGATTGGTATCTCGACCAAAGAGGCAAAAAGTTATATTGAAAGTTATTTTGCAACCTTTCCAACGATTAAAAATTATCTTTCAGATATTGCAGAAGGTGCTAAAAAAGAGGGATACGTGCAGACACTTTTAGGTCGAAAACGTTTTTTTGACTTTGAACATGCTAACGGTATGCAATACGCGGGTTACCTTCGTGAAGCGGTCAATACCGTTTTTCAAGGAAGTGCCGCTGATCTCATCAAGCTTTCAATGAATAAAATTATGGCTACACTTGTGGACGATGAGGCAAAGTTACTGCTTCAAATTCACGATGAATTGATTTTCGAAGTAAAAGAAGAACGGGCAGAAGCGTTTGCCTTGCAGGCTCAAAAAGTTATGGAAGAGGTTTATCCTCTTCGTGTTCCACTGAAAGTTTCCATTGCCATAGGTAATAATTGGGGAGAACTCAAATGA
- a CDS encoding manganese efflux pump MntP, which translates to MIEVLLLAFALSMDAFAVSIGLGAKQNGHTTKALALKAGLFFGVFQALMPLLGYLGGKGVLGFVSQYAAYIAFGLLLLIGAKMIYEGVNEGVGEELTKITNKIMLTLAIATSIDAMAAGFSLMLLDLNPLLSCAIIGLTTFVVSFLGVYVGKLSGTWLESKAEIFGGVVLVAIGFRILFF; encoded by the coding sequence ATGATAGAAGTATTGTTGTTAGCATTTGCTCTTAGCATGGATGCTTTTGCTGTTTCCATTGGCCTTGGAGCTAAACAAAATGGTCATACCACCAAAGCACTTGCCCTTAAAGCGGGGCTCTTCTTTGGTGTTTTTCAAGCATTAATGCCTTTGCTTGGGTATCTTGGCGGTAAAGGAGTCTTGGGCTTTGTGAGCCAGTATGCTGCCTATATTGCTTTTGGTCTGTTGCTACTTATAGGGGCAAAGATGATTTATGAAGGTGTTAATGAAGGCGTTGGTGAAGAGCTCACAAAAATAACCAATAAAATCATGTTAACCTTAGCCATTGCGACGAGTATTGATGCTATGGCTGCAGGCTTTAGCTTAATGCTTTTAGATCTCAATCCTCTGCTTTCATGTGCTATCATTGGTTTAACAACGTTTGTAGTTAGTTTTCTAGGCGTTTATGTAGGAAAGCTCAGTGGTACGTGGTTGGAAAGCAAAGCGGAGATTTTTGGAGGGGTTGTTCTGGTTGCAATTGGGTTTAGAATTTTATTTTTTTAA
- a CDS encoding opacity family porin: protein MKKSLIVATLLMIGTSSTLVAGEMGNEWFVGGEFGGMSMHTKTSGSAYIPSQGLNTEGTYKETINSTYEALKMGKYFEFGRIYGSLAYQNKKDDLTSYTFGLGYDYLFKNKSDFTPFIGVNASYSQAKWDVDGAKELSLDKPKGFNYGPEVGLLYSVTKNTELEIGVRYMISDVKDTFSANDGINRADIKLEAEKIIQYYVGLNYKF, encoded by the coding sequence ATGAAAAAAAGTTTGATCGTAGCAACATTATTAATGATTGGTACTTCATCAACATTAGTTGCAGGTGAAATGGGTAATGAATGGTTTGTAGGTGGTGAGTTTGGTGGTATGAGTATGCATACTAAAACTTCTGGTTCAGCCTATATTCCAAGCCAAGGTCTTAATACTGAAGGTACTTATAAAGAGACGATCAATAGTACCTATGAAGCACTTAAAATGGGAAAATATTTTGAGTTTGGTAGAATTTATGGCAGCTTGGCATATCAAAATAAGAAAGATGATTTAACCTCATATACATTTGGTCTTGGGTATGACTATTTATTTAAAAATAAATCTGATTTCACACCTTTTATTGGTGTCAATGCTTCTTACAGTCAAGCTAAATGGGATGTTGACGGAGCCAAAGAACTTTCACTTGACAAACCAAAGGGCTTTAACTATGGCCCAGAAGTCGGTCTACTTTACTCTGTTACAAAAAATACAGAGCTAGAGATAGGCGTTCGATATATGATTAGTGATGTTAAAGATACCTTCTCAGCCAATGATGGTATCAATAGGGCTGATATCAAACTTGAAGCAGAAAAAATTATTCAATACTATGTCGGATTAAACTACAAATTCTAA
- a CDS encoding helix-turn-helix domain-containing protein — translation MTKILDHYCIEKFHYKIGKNVKRLRERKGYSQLALSQALGYKSVGLISQAEIYHKQQHFNLEHLLKIAHILECHIEDFFQESVGE, via the coding sequence ATGACTAAAATTCTAGATCATTATTGTATTGAAAAGTTTCATTACAAAATTGGGAAAAATGTTAAAAGACTACGTGAACGTAAAGGTTATTCGCAGTTAGCTCTCTCACAAGCGTTAGGGTATAAATCGGTTGGGCTTATTTCACAAGCTGAGATTTATCATAAACAACAACACTTTAATCTAGAACACCTTTTGAAGATTGCACATATTTTAGAGTGTCACATTGAAGATTTTTTTCAAGAGAGTGTTGGCGAATAG
- a CDS encoding M48 family metallopeptidase — MQPLIEYQGETLCYSIIINRRLKHLYIMIDPIKGVIVKTPYTSKEYIHELVSQKAAWIFTKVKAAKKRTTIQSLFTEEGKVLYLGEPILLHVKQTPDAFYKEKTIPLVTRLVEEWSFLMGVKPTKISFRKAKKRWGSCSYTNELSFNLSLAQLPLECITYIVIHELSHIEHKHHQKSFWQCVAEHMPEYKTCEKILKNYSPTLS, encoded by the coding sequence ATGCAACCTCTCATAGAGTACCAAGGCGAAACGCTTTGCTACTCTATCATCATTAATCGCCGTCTGAAACATCTTTACATTATGATAGACCCAATCAAAGGGGTCATTGTCAAAACACCCTACACATCCAAAGAATATATTCACGAATTAGTAAGTCAAAAAGCGGCATGGATTTTTACAAAAGTTAAAGCGGCAAAAAAGCGAACAACCATACAATCACTTTTTACTGAAGAGGGAAAAGTGCTCTATTTGGGCGAGCCTATTCTTTTACATGTAAAGCAGACACCTGATGCATTTTACAAAGAAAAAACCATCCCTTTGGTGACAAGACTCGTCGAAGAGTGGAGTTTTTTAATGGGCGTTAAACCCACGAAAATCAGCTTTCGAAAAGCCAAAAAACGTTGGGGAAGTTGCTCATACACGAATGAACTAAGCTTTAACCTCAGCCTCGCTCAACTGCCTCTAGAGTGCATTACCTACATCGTCATTCACGAACTCTCACACATTGAGCACAAACACCATCAAAAAAGCTTCTGGCAATGCGTAGCCGAACATATGCCTGAGTATAAAACATGCGAGAAAATTCTTAAAAACTATTCGCCAACACTCTCTTGA
- the dnaJ gene encoding molecular chaperone DnaJ, translated as MDLEYYEILEITKTADATEIKKAYRKLALQYHPDRNQGDKEAEEKFKAINEAYQVLSDEQKRATYDRYGKSGLDSQGFSHFSDMRYEDIMGDLGSIFESVFGGGFGSSGGFGGGGSKQNRKYNLDLEAEVTLAFNEAIFGTKKEVTFSYKKPCDTCDGTGSKDKSKATCKECKGKGQVFYRQGFMTFSQTCPNCNGKGSVVTNPCPSCNAKGFTQIEDKVTIDIPEGIDNNNRIRVAGKGNIDERGGRGDLYILVHVKEDEHFVRHNDDIYIEVPVFFTQVALGETIKIPTIRGEAELELPLGAKDKQQFIFKHEGVKNVHTHQLGSMITQISIRYPKKLTKEQKELLIQLQEEFGVEKKSKDDKFESVFDKIKSWFN; from the coding sequence GTGGATCTAGAATATTATGAAATATTGGAAATTACCAAAACAGCAGACGCTACTGAGATTAAAAAAGCCTATCGCAAATTAGCATTGCAATACCATCCCGATCGCAATCAGGGTGATAAAGAGGCTGAAGAGAAATTTAAAGCGATTAATGAAGCTTACCAAGTCTTAAGTGATGAGCAAAAACGTGCTACGTACGATCGCTACGGTAAATCAGGACTTGATTCTCAAGGCTTTAGCCATTTCTCCGATATGCGTTATGAAGACATTATGGGTGATCTTGGCTCCATCTTTGAATCTGTCTTTGGTGGAGGCTTTGGAAGCAGTGGTGGTTTTGGCGGTGGTGGATCAAAGCAAAATCGCAAATACAACCTCGACCTTGAAGCAGAAGTAACACTTGCCTTTAATGAAGCCATTTTTGGTACTAAAAAAGAGGTGACTTTCTCCTATAAGAAGCCTTGTGACACGTGTGATGGAACGGGAAGCAAAGATAAGTCTAAGGCTACATGTAAAGAGTGTAAAGGCAAAGGTCAGGTTTTCTACCGACAAGGCTTTATGACCTTTTCACAAACCTGCCCAAATTGTAATGGAAAAGGGAGCGTTGTTACCAATCCATGCCCAAGTTGTAATGCCAAAGGCTTTACGCAAATCGAAGACAAAGTGACGATTGACATTCCTGAGGGTATTGACAATAACAACCGAATCCGCGTGGCGGGCAAAGGTAATATTGATGAGCGCGGAGGAAGAGGCGATCTTTACATCTTAGTGCATGTCAAAGAAGATGAGCATTTTGTACGCCATAACGATGATATTTACATCGAAGTCCCTGTATTTTTTACGCAAGTTGCTCTTGGTGAAACCATCAAAATCCCAACGATTCGAGGCGAAGCAGAGCTTGAATTACCTCTTGGAGCGAAAGACAAACAACAGTTTATCTTCAAACATGAAGGTGTTAAAAATGTCCATACGCATCAATTAGGAAGCATGATTACGCAAATTTCTATTCGCTACCCTAAAAAGCTTACTAAAGAGCAAAAAGAGCTACTCATTCAATTGCAAGAAGAATTTGGCGTTGAAAAAAAATCAAAAGACGACAAATTTGAAAGTGTCTTCGATAAAATAAAAAGCTGGTTTAATTAA
- a CDS encoding Spy/CpxP family protein refolding chaperone, whose product MKKTILTLATLVALGTTSAFAFGGGNCQGMQSGMGMMQGGGMGGQGMMMQGGRGGMAMMEQLNLTDDQRHKLHVLQSEMKLEMTKLQDPKMRTKMQDLMSGDSFNKKEFIKLHTEMYEKMLALQADHMEKVFNLLTKEQRAELKTLMAQKPQRPTPAQTPATSK is encoded by the coding sequence ATGAAAAAGACAATCTTAACACTTGCAACTTTAGTTGCACTAGGAACGACCAGCGCTTTCGCCTTTGGTGGCGGTAACTGTCAAGGGATGCAATCTGGTATGGGTATGATGCAAGGTGGCGGAATGGGTGGTCAAGGAATGATGATGCAAGGTGGAAGAGGGGGTATGGCAATGATGGAACAACTTAACCTTACCGATGATCAACGCCATAAATTACATGTTTTGCAAAGTGAAATGAAGTTAGAAATGACTAAATTGCAAGATCCGAAAATGAGAACAAAAATGCAAGATCTTATGAGCGGTGATAGCTTCAATAAAAAAGAGTTTATCAAACTTCATACCGAAATGTACGAAAAAATGTTAGCGCTTCAAGCGGATCATATGGAAAAAGTGTTCAATCTTCTCACAAAAGAACAACGTGCAGAGCTTAAAACGTTGATGGCTCAAAAACCACAAAGACCAACCCCAGCACAAACACCCGCTACCAGTAAATAA